One genomic region from Serinus canaria isolate serCan28SL12 chromosome 7, serCan2020, whole genome shotgun sequence encodes:
- the GAD1 gene encoding glutamate decarboxylase 1, which produces MASSAPSSSNDAPDPTPPNLRPTTYDSWCGVAHGCTRKIGLKICGFLQRTNSLEDKGRIASSLKERQSSKSLLACENSEKESRFRRTETDFSNLYARDLLPSKNGEEQTMQFLLEVVDILLNYVRKTFDRSTKVLDFHHPHQLLEGMEGFNLELSDNPESLEQILVDCRDTLKYGVRTGHPRFFNQLSTGLDIIGLAGEWLTSTANTNMFTYEIAPVFVLMEQITLRKMREIIGWSNKDGDGIFSPGGAISNMYSIMAARYKYFPEVKTKGMAAVPKLVLFTSEHSHYSIKKAGAALGFGTDNVILIKCNERGKIIPADLEAKILEAKEKGYVPLFVNATAGTTVYGAFDPIQEIADICEKYNLWLHVDAAWGGGLLMSRKHRHKLNGIERANSVTWNPHKMMGVLLQCSAILVREKGILQGCNQMCAGYLFQPDKQYDVSYDTGDKAIQCGRHVDIFKFWLMWKAKGTVGFENQINKCLELAEYLYTKIKNREEFEMVFEGQPEHTNVCFWYIPPSLRGMPDSDERREKLHRVAPKIKALMMESGTTMVGYQPQGDKVNFFRMVISNPAATKSDIDFLIEEIERLGQEL; this is translated from the exons GGTTCCTGCAAAGGACCAACAGCCTGGAAGACAAGGGCCGGATCGCCAGCTCTCTGAAGGAAAGGCAGTCATCCAAGAGCCTGCTGGCATGCGAGAACAGTGAGAAGGAGTCCAGGTTCCGGCGCACCGAGACAGACTTTTCCAATCTGTATGCCAGAG ATTTGTTGCCCTCCAAGAATGGTGAGGAGCAGACCATGCAGTTTCTGCTGGAAGTTGTGGACATCCTCCTCAACTACGTGAGGAAGACTTTTGACAGATCCACCAAAGTGCTGGACTTCCACCACCCACACCAGCTCCTGGAGGGCATGGAAGGCTTCAACCTGGAGCTTTCAGACAACCCTGAGTCACTGGAGCAGATTCTGGTGGATTGTCGGGACACACTGAAATACGGAGTGAGGACAG GTCACCCTCGCTTTTTCAATCAGCTGTCCACAGGACTGGACATTATTGGCTTGGCAGGGGAATGGCTGACATCTACTGCTAACACAAACAT GTTTACCTATGAAATTGCTCCTGTCTTTGTCCTCATGGAACAAATAACACTTCGAAAGATGAGGGAGATTATTGGATGGTCAAACAAAGATGGTGATGGAATATTCTCACCTG GAGGAGCGATCTCCAACATGTACAGCATAATGGCTGCACGCTACAAGTATTTCCCTGAAGTTAAAACCAAAGGCATGGCTGCAGTCCCTAAACTGGTTCTCTTTACCTCAGAGCAT AGTCACTACTCAATAAAGAAAGCTGGAGCTGCACTTGGATTTGGAACAGACAATGTTATTTTGATAAAATGCAATGAAAG AGGCAAAATAATACCAGCTGATTTGGAGGCAAAAATTctggaagcaaaagaaaag ggaTATGTTCCTCTTTTTGTAAATGCAACTGCAGGCACAACAGTATATGGAGCCTTTGATCCAATACAGGAGATTGCAGATATATGTGAAAAATACAACCTCTGGCTCCATGTTGAT GCTGCCTGGGGGGGTGGACTCTTAATGTCCCGAAAGCACCGTCATAAATTGAATGGAATAGAAAG AGCCAACTCAGTCACTTGGAATCCACACAAGATGATGGGAGTGTTGTTACAATGTTCTGCCATTCTTGTCCGTGAGAAG GGTATCCTTCAAGGCTGCAATCAAATGTGTGCAGGCTATCTCTTCCAGCCAGACAAACAGTATGATGTCTCCTATGACACTGGAGATAAGGCAATACAGTGTGGTCGACATGTAGACATTTTCAAATTTTGGTTGATGTGGAAAGCAAAG GGTACAGTAGGATTTGAAAATCAGATCAATAAatgcctggagctggcagaaTATCTCTACACTAAAATCaaaaacagagaagaatttGAGATGGTTTTTGAAGGGCAG CCAGAGCATACAAATGTATGCTTTTGGTATATTCCTCCAAGTCTCAGGGGCATGCCAGACTCtgatgagagaagagaaaagtTACACAGG gTGGCACCAAAAATCAAGGCATTGATGATGGAGTCAGGTACCACCATGGTTGGATATCAGCCTCAGGGCGATAAAGTCAACTTCTTCCGAATGGTCATCTCAAACCCTGCAGCAACTAAGTCTGACATTGACTTCCTCATTGAGGAGATtgagaggctggggcaggagctgtaG